The sequence below is a genomic window from Schistocerca nitens isolate TAMUIC-IGC-003100 chromosome 4, iqSchNite1.1, whole genome shotgun sequence.
ACATAGTAAAGTTAGACACATAGtaaagttcaatttttacatttattaaacagaaaaaaaatccacatataaaaatacagtatttatttttcaaaattacaaaattattcttagatTTTCTTGGATATACCATATTCACCAAAAATACATCATCTTTATATAATCTAGGTACCATAACCTAATTACCACATAATTCAGCATTGTCACTCAACGCCACTCAGTTCAGGAATTTGGAAAAAGCCCCTTTTATTCACCACATCTGGTGGATCTATGCCTCCTACAATATCTTTACATTCATAAAAGAGTTAATCTGGTTTTGATGGCCATTTCCACGACTTTTTTGGCTTAGTCGTAGCACCAGCCTCATTAAAATTTTGAGTAGCACCTGGATAcagatgatcatcataatgaacgATCACAAAACCCCAACTTTTCTCTTCACTGGTTTAATTTGTGGTCCTTGAGAGTTTTGTAAGTTTTCCTTATCTTCTTCATACTCTACTTCCTGAAGACATCTCTTCCTGTAAGACTCCCAGGATTCTTCGCCAGAAGAGTCTTGTGTATAAAGATCTTCACTTCTCTTAGAATACCAAATTTGTTTTCTTTTACGTTTTCCTGATTGGTGTCTAGGTGTTTGTGAAGCGGTTTCTGCTGTAACACCCACATTCTCCTCTATTCTGCTACTGGTAGTAATTGCAAGGGGGACACTTTTTCCAGTTGAGACTGGTGTCTTTCTACTTTTCATGTGACCTTTATCCCCAGGAATGTTGAGAGTTCCGATTATCTTGCGCCACTTGTGTAGCACATTCATTTGTTGCTGAAATATCCAAAAAATACTAATCTGCAGGACTATTATCCTTGTCTTCAAGTTGTTTGCCATCATGCTGCCTGACAAAATTATGAAGTACACAAAATGTTTTCAAGTGCTTTCACAAAACtcaggatttgtgtcgaggtcgaTGTAATATCCTCCGCTTATTTGAGAGAATACCAAAAGCACACTCTACCATTCTACGAGCTGTACATAGTCTATAATTAAGGATTCGCTTCAGATGTGTCAAATTTCTTTTGCATATGGCCTTAACACGTATTCTGACAATGTAAATGCCTTATCAGCAGGAAAAACATATGGCACTGCTGTTCCATTTGTGTCGTCTGGTAACTGAGTTCTTTCTGGAACAGTCGTCTCCAAAaagttatatttttaaatatttgggagtcaCTGCAACTGCCATAAGCTCCTATGTCGACCATGGAGAAACAAATAATTACTGTCCGCAATCGCCATTAGTATCATTGAACAAAATTGTTTATAATTAGAATACAGTGAACCACTGACGTTTGATTTCTTTAAACGTATGTGTTTTCCGTCAATGGCTCCCAAACAATTTGGGAAATGCGTTCCTTCATAAAATCCTTGTGCTACATTTAGCCAATCTTCAGTAGTCTTTTCCGGCATATAAATAGGTCGGAGGTATTTCCATAACTTACCACATGTGTCACTCACTACTTCTCTGACAGTCGTAGCACCAAGTAAATATTCGAAGTgtaatgactggaagctgtttcctgTTGACAAATATctgtgaaaaaatgaaaatatcgTATGAATAATTTGAAAACGTGTTCAGTTGAAAACaaacgttttcttttttttcagtgaacAAAGTGCAAAGCAGGTGGCAAAATCTGCGTACCTCTTTTAAAAAAGAATATAACATGGAAAGAAATGGTAAGTCAGGccaatcagaaaaaaaaaaaaaaaaaaaaaggggggggggggagaagtgtgAGTACTTCGACCAGCTATTGTTCTTGCTACCGACGCTTAGCGAACGGCAAACCAGCAGCAACATGAAGAATCTGATACCTCAGATACAATTTGCATTCCGGCATCCAAAACTTAGGAAATACCACGGAATACAGATGCAGAtatatgtacagaaaccaatatgaATACAGATACTGGCAGTGCAAGCCCTGCAAGCAATGGAAGTACTTCTGAACAGCCTCAATCAAAGAAAATAAAGGGAAAGACTTTTATGAGGAACGCATTCTCAAAATTTTAGAAACGAAGGCCATGGAGGTGGTGTATGAGGACAGGTACTTACTACTTTCCCTCGTGCCGTCCCTTAGAAGACTCAATCACAGGCAGAAATTAAATGTTAAGATGAAATTCCTGCAAGCaatagcagaagaagaagaaacagttcaacaacaacaacaaaaaccagaAATGAAAACTTAATTACACATAATAGACAGTGAAGAATGCAATGATGGCATGACTCTGTCATAACATGCAGCAACTTCCAATACATAAAattcaaataaataacaaaataaaatcacaTTTTCTAAATTACAGTGaatgttttacttttttaaatgaatttaccTGAAAGTAACTAAAAGCCTTTCCGTACTTGAAATActatcatgaacaacattctgatTCGTAATGTGGGATGAAATAATATCAAGCAATGTATCAAAACTGTTGACAGACATTCTAGTGTACTCCTAAAATTTTGAAGGGTGTGATCTCAATTCTTCATATGACCTATTAAATTGTCCCTTTACTCGTCTTGCACTAATAACTTGATGCACCCAATATTTTGGCCGCTTTTTCTTCTGTCTACATTTTAAAAGAAGAACACAAACACCCACAACCATTTCGAAGTCCATGTTTATATCAGCTGTTGACCGATGATATATCGGCCATGCACGCACACAGCTATTGGCCGATTCACGTCAGCTCAAAGCTGAAGTATCGGCCAAGTAAAATCGGCCGATCGAAAAATCGTCCATGGACACCTAGCCTCAAAGTACTGGAAGGAAAACAGTGATGCCACCTGTTATTTAAAGCTGTAGCTTTTGATTTTAGTTGAAGATTTCCCTCCTGAGGGCTTTGAAACTTTTTCATTTCTTGAGCAATGTAGCCCCAATTTACGATATCAATCTATTCTGTAcgtacatacattaatacttgttccatagatcatgaatatgaaatttcataatgacgtggaacgtgtcactttaacataagttttccgtacacaaaatattttttttaaattttgtttacaatTGCACCTtcatacctaaaaattcatctattgagtaggagttgtcattcagaaattcttttaatttggttTTAAATGTTGTTTGGCTATATGTCACACTTCTAATGctttttggtaaatgaccaaagagtGTTGTGGCAATATAATTCACCATTTTCTTTGCCAATGTGGGATTTAATCcataatagtgaagatcatcctttcttctaatgttgtagctatgcacttcgctgttatttttgaactgggatgggttattaataacaaatttcataagtgaatatatatatatatatattgcgaaggtactgtgaatatcctgagtttcttaaataaatgtctgcaaggtgatcttgggtgggctccaggtattatcctgattacacgcttttggcttttgtgcaatgaatactttttctcttaatgatgaactgCCCCAAAGTATGATACCACATGAAAGAAGTGAATGAAActaggcatagtaggctaacttactgatatttttatcaccaaaatttgcaataaccctaatggtATAagaagctgaacctaactgtttcagcagatcatcagtgtgtttcttccaatgcaatttctcatcaatgcacacacccagaaagtTTGAATATTCTACCCTGGCAACAGACttatgttcatagtctatatttatcaatggtgttatgccatttactgtacagaattgtataaactatgttttctgaaaatgtagtgaaaatccatttgcagagaacgacttaataattttctgaaaaattgatTCTTGATTGTTGGGTGTGATTATTATACCtgtatcatcagaaaaaagaactagctttgcatcttcatgaatatagtggCGAGACATTAAtattatattaagaacaataacggACCCAAGgctgaaccctgtgggataccattcttggTACCTCCCCCttcagaggactctgctgatttttgcagactatatgtactgttaatttcagccttgtgcattcttccagttaaatatgaattaaaccatttgtgcaatgtcccactcataccactaTACTTAATCTTATCTAGAaggatttcatgattcacacaatcaaaagcctttgagagatcacaaaatatcccaatgggtggtgttcagttattcgatgcatttaatatttgaccagtgaaagcatatatagcattttctgtcaaaAACCTATCGTAAAATCAAACTGACATTTTATcagtacttcatttttacgaatatgtgatttttggataaagctgtcagaaatgaGATTGGACAGTACTTGTTAGCATCAAACCTGTCCCCTTTTtacgcaatggtttaacaatagtgtatttcaggctatctggaaaaatgccgtttcagtgagctactatatatgtggctgagaattctTCTTATTTCTTGGTAACAagtttttagtactctgttggaaatgccatcagttccatgtgagttttttctttgagtgaatttattattttcctaatttcagtaggagaggtgggttgaatttcaattttatcaaattgcataggtactgcctctaacatatactgccttgcattttctaatgaatagctggatccaaTTTTCTCGAGAatacttaaaaaattattattaaactattttctacttctgacttcttgttaacaaacttttcattgagtttgatagaaaaacagtcttcctgtgctctcagttgccctgtttccattTTGGCAATACggtattccaaattattttaattttattatcagatgtgctaatctcagacataatgcacatacttctggacttcttaataacttttcttaatactgtgcagtagtttttataatgcttcactgttttgggatcattactcctgTACCTATATTCCATGAACATAAACAAATTCTGCTTTTGGCTCTGTAAATAACATGTTTTACAAACAAATAACTTGGATCATTTATAAAGTATTATAAGTCATATTGTGCCATGAACAACAAGTCCAAAAACCAACAAAAACATTTAGATGAAAACTACTTTCTCAAATGTTTCATTTCTGGCAACAGTTTTGTTTTCTTAGGTTCTAACATATTAATTTCAGACTGCGTTCTTTTTCTGGCAAATGTTTattcttgttgtttttcagtttcactAAGTTGTTTCGTTTTACCTTCTTTATGCAACGAACTTGCATTACACATAGACAGAATTAAATTTTCGTCGATTTTGAAATTGTCAACACTGCCAACAACAAGGATCGTGGCATAAATATGTCTTTAAGCAACAGTATTTTTTTCAATCTGAATCTCAATAATACATTTAGCATTTATTGGAAAACCTCGTTCCACTACAGCATTTCGGTTCCATCTGAAAGTGTAAAAATGATTTTGAGGAAATCTACAATGTTATAAAATTCTTTTGTGACAGTTTAAACACGTTCATCCAAAATTCATCCAAAtgagttttactttttttgaacaGTCTCATTTCTTTGTGAGTATGAGTATTGCTAAAAATATTGACAAATTCCTGTTTAACATGATATGATGTTTACATCATTAACCTTTCACCAGATACGATAATTTCAAGGCACAAAGTCAGCCTTTTTACCGCCATTTCTTGATTTAATGCTATTGAAGGTTCCAAACATGAAATAGCACATGTAAGTTTACATTTTAGTGGTGATCTTTCAAGTAGCTATTGTATCATGACAATAACACAAGAACATGTGTCTTCTTTAAACCTCAAGATGTTAGTTGGATCTGTATCTTCCTTTAGGGCATCTTGTGTAGGTAAATCCAATACAGAGCACTGTGCAGTCATCAGATTCTTCTTATCCTTTGTGTCGATCTTCGTGAAGGATCTTTTGCTTACCAAAATGTATGATCTCACAACTCGCTCCATTAAAGAGGAGGTAAGAGTGAACAATTTGTTGTACATAAAAGGAGCCATAGGTCTTCACTTTGGAAATCAcataaaaaaatcttcaaatgcacATGCAGATGCAGCAAAAAGAGCCAATTTTAGAACTAAGAATTTGTTTTTAACTGCTTCAGATACGATTTTAAAACTCAATGTATAATACAGAGTTTTATTTTGTGCCAATTGTCAAACATATTTTCTTAGATGTGGAACAATTTTTAAAGCTCATCCGGCTACATTTGCATTTTGGATCCATCTAGTGCCACAGAATTCAAAGGAAAATCTGCGGTGGCAGTATATTCTGTATATTGACTTCTTCGTGAAAGTGAATTGTGAAACAAATAATATAAGGCTCTTAAAAATTGTGCAATTTCAGAATTACTT
It includes:
- the LOC126253251 gene encoding uncharacterized protein LOC126253251, translating into MSVNSFDTLLDIISSHITNQNVVHDSISSTERLLVTFRYLSTGNSFQSLHFEYLLGATTVREVVSDTCVIRLNVKASNGKSGMEYHYLQDGITTIHSRWNNKNTWRAVRKGNNPVLFPFATVLYYV